The following DNA comes from Candidatus Woesearchaeota archaeon.
CGAGCAGCTGTTCCCTTACTCATACTCCATCACCAAACACGTGTTGCACATCAACGTGCGCATCAAGACGTGCACGGAACCTCGACACCAGCACAACTCACGCAGGGCTAATAATGATAATAGTATCCCCGCGGATGAAGACCTCGCCGAGCTTTCGCTTTACTTCACCGTCCACACGCTCTTCGGCATCGCCAAGCACGGTGTTGATATGAATGTCAAATGCCTTGAGCGTTCCAACGAGCTGCTTCCCATTCTTTAGCTCAACAATGACTCGCTTGT
Coding sequences within:
- a CDS encoding small nuclear ribonucleoprotein (Enables 3` processing of polyadenylated mRNAs and tRNA precursors), giving the protein MEQQARPLDALNRARNKRVIVELKNGKQLVGTLKAFDIHINTVLGDAEERVDGEVKRKLGEVFIRGDTIIIISPA